A single window of Cellulomonas sp. NTE-D12 DNA harbors:
- a CDS encoding YbjQ family protein: MIVVTSNDLPGYRVLAVLGEVMGLTVRSTNIGASFTAGFRAIGGGEIPEYTKIMYESRHEVMRRMVTEAEQRGANAILAMRFDTDSIGQFSEVCAYGTAAVVEPIAAGEPGATPQSVQFATGTPGAGV, encoded by the coding sequence ATGATCGTCGTCACCTCCAACGACCTGCCCGGCTACCGCGTCCTCGCCGTCCTCGGCGAGGTGATGGGTCTGACCGTCCGCTCCACCAACATCGGCGCCAGCTTCACCGCCGGCTTCCGCGCAATCGGCGGCGGGGAGATCCCCGAGTACACCAAGATCATGTACGAGAGCCGGCACGAGGTGATGCGCCGGATGGTGACCGAGGCGGAGCAGCGCGGCGCCAACGCGATCCTGGCGATGCGGTTCGACACCGACTCGATCGGGCAGTTCAGCGAGGTGTGCGCGTACGGCACCGCCGCCGTCGTCGAGCCGATCGCGGCCGGTGAGCCGGGTGCTACGCCGCAGTCGGTGCAGTTCGCGACGGGCACTCCGGGCGCCGGGGTCTGA
- a CDS encoding HhH-GPD-type base excision DNA repair protein, whose protein sequence is MTFWLTGDESADRLLDENPFALLIGMLLDQQMTMEAAFAGPRKLADRMGGFDVHRIAEADPAAFEELAATPPAVHRYPRAMAGRIQSVARTVVDEYEGDTTRLWTDGDPDAATVLRRLTALPGFGKQKAQVFLAMLAKRRGVDLPGWREAAGPYGEEGVLRSIADITGPESLASVREAKRAYKAALKAAGG, encoded by the coding sequence ATGACCTTCTGGCTCACCGGTGACGAGTCGGCCGACCGGCTCCTCGACGAGAACCCGTTCGCCCTGCTGATCGGCATGCTGCTCGACCAGCAGATGACCATGGAGGCCGCCTTCGCGGGCCCGCGCAAGCTCGCCGACCGGATGGGTGGGTTCGACGTGCACCGGATCGCCGAGGCGGACCCGGCCGCGTTCGAGGAGCTGGCCGCGACCCCTCCGGCCGTGCACCGGTACCCACGCGCCATGGCCGGTCGCATCCAGTCGGTCGCCCGCACCGTCGTCGACGAGTACGAAGGCGACACGACGCGGCTGTGGACCGACGGCGACCCGGATGCCGCCACGGTCCTGCGCCGGCTGACGGCGCTGCCGGGCTTCGGCAAGCAGAAGGCGCAGGTCTTCCTCGCCATGCTGGCCAAGCGCCGCGGCGTCGACCTGCCGGGGTGGCGCGAGGCCGCCGGCCCCTACGGCGAGGAGGGCGTCCTGCGCTCCATCGCGGACATCACCGGCCCGGAGAGCCTGGCGTCCGTCCGCGAGGCGAAGCGGGCCTACAAGGCGGCGCTCAAGGCCGCCGGCGGCTGA
- a CDS encoding MarR family winged helix-turn-helix transcriptional regulator: protein MTTSTYDEPAAAVAAAGRACDVAASADQQDVPWLTPDQLRAWVGLISVAELLPARLDSQLQRDADLTHFDYQVLAMLSEAPERTLRMTGLAQRTSATLPRLSHVVKRLEVRGLVERLPCPGDARATNAHLTDLGWDTLVRTAPGHVRTARELVIDVLTDEQVAQLEAITSALLTRLDPEDRLLRRNR, encoded by the coding sequence ATGACGACCTCGACCTATGACGAGCCGGCCGCTGCGGTGGCCGCGGCGGGGCGCGCCTGCGACGTCGCCGCGTCCGCCGACCAGCAGGACGTGCCGTGGCTCACCCCGGACCAGCTGCGCGCCTGGGTCGGCCTGATCTCCGTCGCGGAGCTGCTGCCGGCTCGCCTCGACTCCCAGCTTCAGCGCGACGCCGACCTCACGCACTTCGACTACCAGGTGCTGGCGATGCTGTCCGAGGCGCCGGAGCGGACGCTACGGATGACCGGGCTCGCGCAGCGGACCAGTGCCACCCTCCCCCGGCTGTCGCACGTGGTGAAGCGGCTCGAGGTCCGCGGGCTGGTCGAACGCCTCCCGTGTCCCGGGGATGCCCGCGCCACCAACGCGCACCTGACCGACCTGGGCTGGGACACGTTGGTCCGGACGGCGCCGGGGCACGTCCGCACCGCGCGCGAGCTGGTCATCGACGTCCTGACGGACGAGCAGGTGGCTCAGCTCGAGGCGATCACCTCGGCCCTGCTCACGCGGCTCGACCCCGAGGACCGGCTGCTCCGCCGCAACCGCTGA
- a CDS encoding NAD(P)-binding domain-containing protein, whose product MLVVPTNFWRVSMSTVTVIGTGNMGTQIAGLAAKGGATVQVLDRHVEKAEALAASIAGTPGAVGEPITGDIVVLAVPYPAVAELVGTYGSQLAGRTVVDITNPVDFATFDSLVVPAGSSATEQIAAQLPSSAVLKAFNTNFAGTLASGTVGALPTTVLVAGDDAAAKAAFTEVFGSAITVVDAGSVRRAHELEALGFLQMTLAAAEKIAWTGGFATVR is encoded by the coding sequence ATGTTGGTTGTACCGACAAACTTCTGGAGGGTCAGCATGAGCACGGTCACCGTCATCGGGACAGGCAACATGGGAACGCAGATCGCCGGGCTCGCCGCCAAGGGCGGCGCCACGGTCCAGGTGCTCGACCGGCACGTGGAGAAGGCCGAGGCGCTCGCAGCGAGCATCGCGGGCACGCCGGGCGCCGTGGGCGAGCCGATCACCGGCGACATCGTCGTGCTGGCGGTCCCGTACCCCGCCGTCGCGGAGCTGGTCGGCACCTACGGCAGCCAGCTGGCCGGACGCACCGTCGTCGACATCACCAACCCGGTCGACTTCGCCACCTTCGACTCGCTCGTGGTGCCCGCGGGCTCCTCGGCGACCGAGCAGATCGCCGCGCAGCTGCCGTCGTCCGCGGTGCTCAAGGCGTTCAACACGAACTTCGCGGGCACGCTGGCCTCGGGGACCGTCGGGGCGCTCCCGACGACGGTCCTCGTCGCCGGGGACGACGCCGCCGCGAAGGCGGCCTTCACCGAGGTCTTCGGCTCCGCGATCACGGTCGTGGACGCCGGTTCCGTGCGCCGAGCGCACGAGCTGGAGGCCCTGGGCTTCCTGCAGATGACGCTCGCGGCCGCGGAGAAGATCGCCTGGACCGGCGGTTTCGCCACGGTCCGCTGA
- a CDS encoding phosphoenolpyruvate carboxylase, translating into MTSSESTPEAVRGLARHEVPEPLRTDVRLLGELLGRVLREAGGDELFEDVERLRELAIRAHDDPESDALAQAEALVEGFDLTRAEHVARAFTCYFHLANLAEEYHRVRVLRERESQIAADELAPDDSLGSAYAQLAAEVGPDEARARLGAVEFRPVFTAHPTEARRRAVARSIRRIADLVAERDALNIGGTTLAENERRLLSEIDTLWRTSPLRAEKPTVLDEVATVLNIFDTTLFDVLPAVYRRLDDWLLGDAAGTTAPVVQPWSHPGSWIGGDRDGNPNVTAEVTRAAAVLASEHALTALEASARRTAEALTLDADGTPPSAGLLALWQRQRSLSDSLTAAVAAESPNEPHRRVLRLIAERIAATRRRDADLAYPDAAALEADLLVLQRSLAEAGAVRAAYGDLQRLVWQVRTFGFHMAELEVRQHSQVHAEALADIAEHGLGGELAPRTVEVLDTFRAIGSVQRRFGLAAVRRFIVSFTQSAEHLAAVYRLAELAFDGADDAPVIDAIPLFETFADLQASVDILEESLAIPQVQHRLEQTGRHLEVMLGYSDSSKDVGPVSATLALDDAQRRITAWAREHDIRLTLFHGRGGALGRGGGPANRALLAQPPGSVDGRFKLTEQGEVIFARYGDPTIAARHIEQVTAATLLAGAPSVERRTAEAAERFGDLAARLDVASRQRFHALVRAEGFPQWFAEVTPLEEVGLLPIGSRPARRGLSVSSLDDLRAIPWVFSWSQARINLAGWYGLGTALDAVGDVDLLRSAYADWPLFATVIDNVEMSLAKTDERIAARYLGLGERADLAALVLEEMALTRKWVLAITDSEVMLSRRRILGRAVALRSPYVDALSLLQLRALRALRTGESQESVEDLRRLLLLTVNGVAAGLQNTG; encoded by the coding sequence GTGACGTCATCCGAGAGCACCCCTGAGGCCGTTCGAGGCCTGGCCCGGCACGAGGTCCCGGAGCCGCTACGGACGGATGTCCGGCTGCTCGGGGAGCTGCTGGGACGTGTGCTGCGCGAGGCCGGCGGCGACGAGCTGTTCGAGGACGTCGAGCGCCTGCGGGAGCTGGCGATCCGCGCCCACGACGACCCCGAGTCGGACGCCCTCGCCCAGGCCGAGGCGCTGGTCGAGGGCTTCGACCTGACCCGTGCCGAGCACGTGGCCAGGGCGTTCACCTGCTACTTCCACCTGGCGAACCTCGCCGAGGAGTACCACCGGGTGCGCGTGCTGCGGGAGCGGGAGTCGCAGATCGCGGCCGACGAGCTCGCGCCCGACGACTCCCTCGGGTCGGCGTATGCCCAGCTGGCTGCCGAGGTGGGACCGGATGAGGCGCGCGCCCGCCTGGGGGCCGTCGAGTTCCGTCCGGTGTTCACCGCCCACCCGACCGAAGCCCGGCGCCGCGCCGTCGCCCGGTCGATCCGGCGGATCGCCGACCTGGTCGCCGAGCGGGACGCGCTGAACATCGGCGGGACGACCCTCGCGGAGAACGAGCGCCGGCTGCTGTCGGAGATCGACACGCTCTGGCGCACCTCGCCGCTGCGCGCCGAGAAGCCGACCGTGCTCGACGAGGTCGCCACGGTGCTCAACATCTTCGACACCACCTTGTTCGACGTGCTGCCGGCCGTGTATCGCCGGCTGGACGACTGGCTGCTCGGGGACGCGGCCGGCACCACGGCTCCGGTGGTCCAGCCGTGGTCGCACCCCGGCAGCTGGATCGGTGGTGACCGCGACGGCAACCCGAACGTGACGGCCGAGGTGACGCGAGCCGCCGCGGTGCTCGCGTCCGAGCACGCGCTGACCGCACTCGAGGCGTCCGCCCGCCGTACCGCCGAGGCGTTGACGCTGGACGCCGACGGCACGCCACCCTCGGCGGGCCTGCTGGCGCTGTGGCAGCGGCAGCGGTCCCTGTCCGACTCGCTGACGGCGGCGGTCGCCGCCGAGTCGCCGAACGAGCCGCACCGCAGGGTGCTGCGCCTGATCGCCGAGCGGATCGCCGCGACGCGTCGGCGGGACGCCGACCTGGCCTACCCCGACGCCGCGGCCCTCGAGGCCGACCTGCTGGTGCTGCAGCGGTCCCTCGCGGAGGCGGGGGCCGTCCGCGCGGCCTACGGAGACCTGCAGCGCCTCGTGTGGCAGGTGCGGACCTTCGGCTTCCACATGGCCGAGCTGGAGGTGCGCCAGCACTCCCAGGTGCACGCCGAGGCCCTGGCGGACATCGCCGAGCACGGGCTCGGTGGCGAGCTGGCGCCCCGGACGGTCGAGGTGCTCGACACCTTCCGTGCGATCGGCAGCGTGCAGCGCCGGTTCGGGCTCGCGGCGGTGCGCCGGTTCATCGTGTCGTTCACGCAGTCCGCCGAGCACCTCGCCGCGGTGTACCGGCTGGCGGAGCTCGCGTTCGACGGTGCCGACGACGCGCCGGTGATCGACGCGATCCCGCTGTTCGAGACCTTCGCGGACCTGCAGGCGAGCGTCGACATCCTCGAGGAGTCGCTGGCAATCCCGCAGGTGCAGCACCGCCTGGAGCAGACCGGGCGGCACCTCGAGGTGATGCTCGGGTACTCGGACTCGTCGAAGGACGTCGGGCCGGTCTCGGCCACGCTCGCGCTGGACGACGCGCAGCGGCGGATCACCGCGTGGGCGCGCGAGCACGACATCCGGCTGACCCTGTTCCACGGTCGCGGTGGTGCTCTCGGCCGCGGCGGCGGCCCGGCGAACCGCGCCCTGCTGGCCCAGCCACCGGGGAGCGTCGACGGTCGTTTCAAGCTGACCGAGCAGGGTGAGGTGATCTTCGCCCGCTACGGCGACCCGACGATCGCCGCCCGGCACATCGAGCAGGTCACCGCGGCGACCCTGCTCGCCGGCGCGCCCTCCGTCGAGCGGCGCACGGCCGAGGCGGCCGAGCGTTTCGGCGACCTCGCGGCGCGCCTCGACGTCGCCTCGCGCCAGCGGTTCCACGCCCTGGTCCGGGCCGAGGGCTTCCCGCAGTGGTTCGCCGAGGTGACCCCGCTGGAGGAGGTCGGCCTGCTGCCGATCGGCTCCCGGCCGGCGCGACGCGGCCTGTCGGTGTCGTCCCTCGACGACCTGCGCGCGATCCCGTGGGTCTTCTCCTGGTCGCAGGCCCGGATCAACCTCGCCGGCTGGTACGGCCTGGGCACGGCGCTCGACGCCGTCGGCGACGTCGACCTGCTGCGCAGCGCGTACGCCGACTGGCCGCTCTTCGCCACCGTGATCGACAACGTCGAGATGTCGCTCGCGAAGACGGACGAGCGCATCGCGGCTCGCTACCTCGGCCTCGGCGAGCGCGCCGACCTCGCCGCGCTGGTGCTGGAGGAGATGGCGCTCACGCGGAAGTGGGTCCTGGCGATCACGGACTCCGAGGTGATGCTGTCTCGCCGGCGGATCCTCGGCCGCGCCGTCGCGCTGCGCAGCCCCTACGTCGACGCCCTGTCGTTGCTCCAGCTGCGCGCGCTGCGTGCGCTGCGGACCGGTGAGTCCCAGGAGAGCGTCGAGGACCTGCGCCGGCTGCTGCTGCTCACCGTCAACGGTGTGGCGGCAGGTCTGCAGAACACGGGCTGA
- a CDS encoding NUDIX domain-containing protein, with product MTQRYADDDHLAGRTLLVAAAYLVLRRPGPQGDEVLLQLRRGTGYRDEHWATLAGHVDPGESVHEAACREAAEEAGVQVRIDDLQPLTVLHRFERGGPAVEQRVDVFFAADRWTGEPQLREANRAAAMAWYPLNALPEPVVPHERTVLDALAHGEPLPAVMSVPVSPCSADLPPHR from the coding sequence GTGACCCAGCGCTACGCCGACGACGACCACCTGGCCGGCCGCACCCTGCTCGTCGCCGCGGCGTACCTGGTGCTGCGTCGCCCGGGACCGCAGGGCGACGAGGTGCTGCTGCAGCTGCGCCGCGGCACCGGGTACAGGGACGAGCACTGGGCGACGCTCGCCGGCCACGTGGACCCGGGCGAGTCGGTGCACGAGGCGGCCTGCCGGGAGGCCGCCGAGGAGGCCGGCGTCCAGGTGCGCATCGACGACCTGCAGCCGCTCACGGTGCTGCACCGGTTCGAGCGCGGCGGCCCGGCCGTCGAGCAGCGCGTCGACGTCTTCTTCGCGGCAGACCGCTGGACGGGTGAGCCGCAGCTGCGCGAGGCGAACCGTGCCGCCGCCATGGCCTGGTACCCGCTGAACGCGCTGCCCGAACCGGTCGTCCCGCACGAGCGGACGGTCCTCGACGCGCTGGCGCACGGCGAGCCGCTGCCTGCCGTGATGTCGGTGCCGGTCAGCCCGTGTTCTGCAGACCTGCCGCCACACCGTTGA